From a region of the Streptacidiphilus albus JL83 genome:
- the dapA gene encoding 4-hydroxy-tetrahydrodipicolinate synthase codes for MAPTSTPETPFGRALTAMVTPFTPDGSLDLEGAQRLAAYLVDAGNDGLVVNGTTGESPTTSDAEKAALVRAVLEAVGDRAQVIAGVGTNDTAHTVELAREAERIGAHGLLVVTPYYNKPPQEGLFRHFTAAADATGLPVMLYDIPGRAGVAIATETMVRLAEHPRIVANKDAKGDLAAAAWAIARTDLAWYSGDDMLNLPLLSIGAAGFVSVVGHLVTPELRMMLDAFLAGSTDKAAEIHQRLLPVFTGIFRTQGVITTKAALALQGLPAGPLRLPLVEATEAEIAQLTQDLAAGGVHL; via the coding sequence ATGGCTCCGACCTCCACCCCTGAGACCCCCTTCGGCAGGGCACTGACCGCGATGGTGACTCCGTTCACCCCGGACGGTTCCCTCGACCTCGAAGGCGCCCAGCGTCTGGCGGCTTACCTCGTCGACGCCGGCAACGACGGACTCGTCGTGAACGGCACCACCGGCGAGTCGCCGACCACCAGCGACGCCGAGAAAGCCGCCCTGGTCAGGGCTGTACTGGAGGCCGTGGGCGACCGCGCCCAGGTGATCGCCGGGGTGGGCACCAACGACACCGCCCACACCGTGGAACTGGCCCGCGAGGCCGAGCGCATCGGCGCCCACGGCCTGCTGGTGGTCACCCCGTACTACAACAAGCCCCCGCAGGAGGGCCTGTTCCGACACTTCACGGCCGCCGCCGACGCCACCGGGCTCCCGGTGATGCTCTACGACATCCCCGGCCGCGCCGGCGTCGCCATCGCGACCGAGACCATGGTCCGACTGGCCGAGCACCCGCGGATCGTCGCCAACAAGGACGCCAAGGGCGACCTCGCCGCCGCAGCCTGGGCCATCGCCCGCACGGACCTGGCCTGGTACTCCGGCGACGACATGCTCAACCTGCCGCTGCTGTCGATCGGCGCCGCCGGCTTCGTCAGCGTGGTAGGCCACCTGGTCACCCCCGAGCTGCGGATGATGCTGGACGCCTTCCTCGCGGGCTCGACGGACAAGGCCGCGGAGATACACCAGCGGCTGCTCCCGGTGTTCACCGGAATCTTCCGCACCCAGGGTGTCATCACCACCAAGGCCGCCCTGGCGCTCCAGGGCCTCCCGGCCGGGCCGCTGCGGCTCCCGCTGGTCGAGGCCACCGAAGCGGAGATCGCCCAGCTCACGCAGGATCTCGCGGCCGGAGGGGTACACCTCTGA